The following coding sequences are from one Asterias amurensis chromosome 8, ASM3211899v1 window:
- the LOC139940782 gene encoding PWWP domain-containing protein 2A-like produces the protein MASGQDNHGLRPGTMIAVEVEQAVNNVLMVCLRSGGKVYRGALIDTQIGRFPVCNSNPILLHNRLKENFDVSSHSESAATVVMPGEDGSGEKVEHSALSYRQSYFQDMPLPAPRPLLLNRPTNFREKKVPNSNTRTRPIRLRPRRPLCSKCRSQCSNNVTSSVPHGSGGKIDKASFVRKHKAEIATPKYFGSKKSTTGDTNAGLRKTSPVIKISYASPQGKGHVVRIPAKTHSTAYKNRTSLSQNSDLGHTNRQKAQKCLKKAKSNVKTSVSKTNKGLNGFLPSSGPKSYHEQHRRIRIIKSKGTYHSASANEIGYSKHSESSQARNQNQTVSTGTSRKTAKSTENELHACSKTFLTEPHLKNVQVFVNNHFNAQQQELSTQNASNSTGQRDTFTCSSDNVEVSSSLDIESDVLSVVNPTETLLSESKQCITPMKMQVHKKNITKSCLKDGREMCIGDIVWGKITGFPWWPGRIVEIVVSRRENGTLLSQLAQITWFASTTISHMPLTDLYPFLRFFAERYNRKKKGIYKDAVRQATEAATTLSPEVRALHTMFETSTLQP, from the coding sequence AAGATTTCCAGTCTGCAACAGCAACCCTATATTGCTTCATAATCGGCTGAAGGAAAATTTTGATGTGTCATCTCATTCTGAAAGTGCGGCTACTGTTGTCATGCCCGGAGAAGATGGCTCTGGAGAAAAAGTTGAACATTCTGCCCTGAGCTACAGACAATCTTATTTTCAAGATATGCCTCTTCCTGCTCCAAGACCACTTCTGCTTAACAGACCAACAAACTTCAGAGAAAAGAAAGTGCCCAACTCCAACACTCGCACACGACCAATACGCTTAAGACCAAGGCGTCCACTTTGCAGTAAATGCAGATCACAATGCAGCAATAACGTTACTTCATCTGTTCCACATGGCTCAGGGGGAAAAATTGACAAAGCTTCCTTTGTTAGAAAACATAAAGCAGAAATTGCTACTCCCAAATATTTTGGATCAAAAAAGTCAACAACTGGTGATACCAATGCAGGTTTGCGTAAAACCAGCCCTGTTATAAAGATTTCTTATGCAAGTCCACAGGGTAAAGGACATGTTGTAAGAATACCTGCAAAAACACACTCTACTGCTTATAAAAACCGTACTTCTCTCAGCCAAAATAGTGACCTTGGTCACACCAACAGACAGAAAGCacagaaatgtttaaaaaaggCCAAATCTAATGTGAAAACGTCAGTAAGCAAGACAAACAAAGGTCTGAATGGATTTCTACCAAGCAGTGGGCCTAAATCTTACCATGAGCAGCACAGACGTATTCGTATTATTAAGTCTAAAGGTACATATCACAGTGCATCAGCCAATGAAATTGGATACTCAAAGCACTCAGAAAGCAGCCAGGCTAGGAACCAAAACCAAACTGTATCAACTGGGACATCAAGGAAGACTGCAAAATCAACTGAAAATGAACTTCATGCATGTAGCAAAACATTTCTGACAGAGCCACATTTGAAAAATGTACAAGTTTTTGTTAACAATCATTTTAATGCACAACAGCAGGAACTAAGCACTCAAAATGCAAGCAACAGTACAGGTCAAAGAGATACATTTACTTGCAGTTCAGATAATGTTGAAGTTTCTTCCAGTTTAGATATTGAATCTGATGTTTTATCTGTCGTAAATCCAACAGAAACATTGCTGTCTGAAAGTAAACAATGTATAACCCCAATGAAAATGcaagtgcataaaaaaaatatcactaaAAGCTGTCTGAAAGATGGACGAGAAATGTGTATTGGTGACATTGTGTGGGGCAAGATCACAGGGTTTCCTTGGTGGCCAGGTCGTATAGTTGAAATAGTTGTCAGCAGACGTGAGAATGGTACATTACTCAGCCAGTTGGCACAGATCACATGGTTTGCTTCAACAACAATTTCTCACATGCCCTTGACAGACTTGTATCCATTTCTTCGTTTCTTTGCGGAGCGATACAATCGTAAAAAGAAAGGAATTTATAAAGATGCAGTGAGACAAGCTACTGAGGCAGCGACCACCCTCTCTCCAGAAGTTCGAGCACTCCACACAATGTTTGAGACATCAACACTACAACCGTGA